A window of Verrucomicrobiota bacterium contains these coding sequences:
- the leuB gene encoding 3-isopropylmalate dehydrogenase: protein MSNRAYKIAVLAGDGIGPEVMREAIKTLRVVEQKFAVRLELTEAPVGWAGFDAAGKALPDATLKLCQQSDAILFGSVGLPQRDPTVPADQRPERAALLRLRKEFGLFANLRPVRLPAALSHVCPLRPERQQGGIDILVVRELTAGLYFGQPKFMEEVVQVPETGGVARRFMRAVDTMVSTTPEIERIAHVAFRAASQRRKRLTSIDKANVLENGVLWRQVVTDVSRQYPEVAVEHMFVDNGAMQLLLRPSQFDVMLCENTFGDILSDEAAALVGSLGMLPSASLGTVSGQTQFGLYEPAGGTAPDIAGKNLANPIAQILSAALMLHHSFGMDKAALAVEQAVEQTIKDGYRTGDICAPGESGIRKVGTREMGDAILERIQVNH from the coding sequence ATGAGTAATCGAGCATATAAAATTGCGGTGTTGGCCGGCGATGGTATCGGGCCGGAAGTCATGCGTGAGGCGATCAAAACCTTGCGGGTCGTCGAACAGAAATTCGCCGTCCGGTTGGAACTGACCGAAGCGCCGGTTGGGTGGGCTGGTTTTGACGCCGCCGGGAAAGCCTTGCCCGACGCCACGTTGAAACTTTGCCAACAGTCGGATGCGATTCTGTTTGGCTCCGTCGGGCTGCCACAACGGGACCCCACCGTACCTGCCGATCAGCGTCCGGAACGCGCCGCCCTGCTGCGCTTGCGCAAGGAATTCGGCCTATTTGCCAACCTGCGCCCGGTGCGCTTGCCGGCAGCCTTGTCGCACGTATGCCCGCTGCGTCCAGAACGACAGCAGGGGGGCATTGATATTTTGGTGGTGCGCGAATTGACTGCCGGCCTGTACTTTGGCCAACCGAAATTCATGGAAGAGGTGGTTCAAGTTCCCGAGACGGGTGGAGTGGCACGTCGCTTTATGCGTGCGGTGGATACCATGGTTTCAACCACACCGGAAATTGAGCGAATTGCCCATGTGGCGTTCCGCGCCGCCAGCCAGCGTCGCAAGCGGCTCACCAGCATAGATAAAGCCAATGTGCTCGAAAACGGGGTACTCTGGCGGCAGGTGGTGACGGACGTGAGCCGCCAATACCCGGAAGTGGCAGTGGAACACATGTTCGTGGATAACGGAGCTATGCAATTGCTGCTCCGCCCCAGCCAATTTGACGTGATGCTCTGTGAAAACACCTTTGGCGACATCCTGAGCGATGAAGCGGCCGCATTGGTCGGCTCCCTGGGGATGCTACCCAGCGCCAGTTTGGGAACCGTGTCCGGCCAAACCCAGTTCGGCCTTTACGAACCAGCGGGTGGCACCGCCCCGGATATTGCCGGTAAAAACCTGGCGAATCCAATCGCCCAGATTTTATCCGCAGCCCTCATGCTGCATCACAGTTTCGGCATGGACAAGGCGGCGCTGGCGGTGGAACAGGCGGTGGAACAGACCATCAAAGACGGTTACCGCACCGGGGATATATGTGCCCCAGGCGAAAGCGGTATCCGCAAAGTGGGCACCCGGGAGATGGGCGACGCCATCCTCGAACGAATCCAAGTGAACCACTGA